In Zobellia roscoffensis, the following are encoded in one genomic region:
- a CDS encoding Gfo/Idh/MocA family protein, whose translation MHQKKDVLSRRNFIKGTSSLMALSSFGAYGFDFASKDKVLRVGLIGTGWYGKSDLFRLMQVANVEVVSLCDVDKQLLTEAGNLVALRQKSKKTPRLYGNYKKMLAEKDLDIVLVGSPDHWHALQGIDVLKSGAHLYLQKPISVDVMEGESLIAAANKYGKVVQVGTQRKSTPHLVEAKKNIVDAGLLGKISHVEICCYYHMRANGNPPIETVPDFFDYDMWTGPAPLRPYDGLPHRRWWRTFMEYGNGIMGDMCVHMLDTVRWMLDLGWPKKISSTGGIYVQKDGKSNIADTQTAIFEFDELDCVWNHRSWGTPADPEYPWSFKLYGENGTLSGDVKKYDFIPHGDGKKIHGDVLYEREKFPEDLTEKDIELHAAPATRAHMLDFLAAIENKTQPIANIQEAHISTASCILANMAMELNRPLVYDQKQLIVVNDPEATKLLQRGYREGWEHPHPKMFE comes from the coding sequence ATGCACCAAAAAAAAGATGTTTTAAGCAGAAGAAACTTTATAAAAGGTACTTCTAGTCTAATGGCGTTATCCTCTTTTGGAGCCTATGGTTTTGATTTCGCTTCAAAAGATAAGGTGCTTAGAGTTGGACTAATAGGAACGGGTTGGTACGGTAAAAGCGACCTTTTTCGCCTCATGCAAGTAGCCAATGTTGAAGTGGTATCCTTATGTGATGTTGATAAACAATTACTAACCGAAGCAGGTAATTTAGTCGCATTGAGACAAAAATCTAAAAAAACACCCCGTCTTTACGGCAACTACAAAAAGATGCTTGCTGAAAAAGATTTAGATATTGTTTTGGTAGGAAGCCCAGACCATTGGCATGCACTTCAAGGAATAGATGTATTGAAATCTGGAGCTCACCTCTACCTTCAAAAGCCCATAAGTGTTGATGTAATGGAAGGCGAATCATTAATTGCTGCCGCTAACAAATATGGAAAAGTAGTTCAAGTAGGAACACAGCGAAAAAGCACGCCACACTTGGTGGAAGCCAAAAAAAACATTGTAGATGCCGGACTATTGGGCAAAATCTCTCATGTTGAAATTTGTTGCTATTATCACATGCGGGCGAATGGCAATCCACCTATTGAAACGGTTCCTGATTTTTTCGACTATGATATGTGGACCGGTCCTGCTCCTTTAAGACCTTATGATGGATTGCCCCACAGAAGATGGTGGCGAACTTTCATGGAGTATGGAAACGGAATTATGGGAGATATGTGTGTTCATATGTTAGATACCGTACGATGGATGTTAGATCTGGGGTGGCCAAAGAAAATCAGCTCTACCGGTGGCATTTATGTTCAAAAGGATGGAAAATCTAATATTGCCGATACGCAGACCGCCATCTTTGAATTTGATGAACTGGACTGCGTTTGGAACCATAGGTCATGGGGAACTCCTGCGGACCCAGAATACCCTTGGTCATTTAAGTTATACGGAGAAAACGGAACCCTTTCTGGCGATGTCAAGAAATATGATTTTATACCACATGGCGATGGTAAAAAAATACATGGTGACGTACTTTATGAAAGAGAAAAATTTCCTGAAGACCTTACTGAAAAAGACATTGAATTACATGCTGCTCCTGCTACCCGAGCTCATATGCTAGATTTCTTAGCGGCTATTGAAAACAAAACACAGCCCATCGCCAATATTCAAGAAGCCCATATTTCTACTGCCAGCTGTATTCTAGCCAATATGGCCATGGAACTCAATAGACCGTTGGTCTATGACCAAAAACAGTTAATTGTAGTGAATGACCCGGAAGCTACCAAACTTCTTCAACGTGGTTATAGAGAAGGTTGGGAACATCCCCACCCTAAGATGTTTGAATAG
- a CDS encoding alpha/beta fold hydrolase — protein MSFVTVNGIQVYYETRGPVDGKPLLLIMGITAASAVWEKHVSYWEKEYYCILFDNRGVGLSDKPEGPYTTAQMADDSAALLDTLHISNAAVVGVSMGGAIALQMAIRYPEKVSAMVAMCPWASCDRKGEAIFRHITHIKAHLRPEQFAHFMQLLIFDKPTFDDDAEYAGLLEGQTGASLEAIQQPLHGLEAQAEACINHNVVAQLQQIKSPTLVIGGKQDMFVPEWMVRQVSDGISNSELHLYDNAGHAFHWEKLDDFNPRVLNWLKANY, from the coding sequence ATGTCATTTGTTACAGTTAACGGAATACAAGTATACTACGAAACTAGAGGTCCAGTTGATGGAAAACCTCTCTTGTTAATAATGGGAATTACCGCTGCTAGTGCAGTATGGGAAAAACACGTTTCGTATTGGGAAAAAGAATATTACTGCATACTTTTTGATAACCGAGGAGTTGGTTTATCGGACAAACCGGAAGGTCCTTATACAACCGCTCAGATGGCCGATGATAGTGCAGCATTGTTAGATACATTACATATATCAAATGCAGCGGTAGTCGGTGTTTCTATGGGAGGTGCAATTGCTTTGCAAATGGCCATTAGGTATCCGGAAAAGGTTTCGGCAATGGTAGCCATGTGTCCTTGGGCAAGTTGCGATAGAAAGGGAGAGGCTATTTTCAGACACATTACGCATATTAAAGCACATTTAAGACCGGAGCAGTTTGCACATTTTATGCAATTGCTCATTTTTGATAAACCTACATTTGATGATGATGCCGAATATGCAGGGTTATTAGAGGGACAGACAGGAGCGTCGTTGGAAGCTATTCAGCAACCTTTACATGGTCTGGAGGCTCAAGCTGAAGCTTGTATTAATCACAATGTGGTAGCGCAGTTGCAGCAAATAAAATCACCAACACTTGTAATAGGAGGTAAGCAGGATATGTTCGTTCCAGAATGGATGGTACGGCAAGTATCCGATGGAATTTCTAATAGTGAGCTGCATTTGTACGATAATGCCGGTCATGCTTTCCATTGGGAAAAATTAGATGATTTCAATCCAAGAGTATTGAATTGGTTAAAAGCGAACTATTGA
- a CDS encoding GDP-L-fucose synthase family protein, which translates to MNKDAKIYIAGHRGLVGSAILKKLKADGFSNFVLKTHSELDLTDANAVASFFAEEKPEYVFLAAAKVGGIVANNTYRADFIYANLMIQNNVVHHSYANNVKKLLFLGSTCIYPKECPQPMKEDYLLTDTLEYTNEPYAIAKIAGIKLCESYNLQYGTNFISVMPTNLYGPNDNFDLEKSHVLPALIRKMHLGRALEAQDWDNVRKDLNERPIEGVDGNSSESDIYTILEKYGVKKTGEQMSVEIWGSGKPMREFLWSEDMADACIFIMKSRNFEDTYASGEKEIRNTHINIGTGIDLSIRELAESIKDMVGFGGSLNFNADKPDGTMKKLTDVSKLHGLGWKHSIDLQEGIEKMYSWYRSE; encoded by the coding sequence ATGAACAAGGACGCGAAAATTTATATTGCAGGCCACAGAGGACTTGTTGGTAGCGCCATTCTAAAAAAGTTAAAAGCAGATGGGTTTTCAAATTTTGTTTTAAAAACCCATTCTGAACTTGATTTGACTGATGCTAACGCAGTCGCTTCATTCTTTGCTGAAGAAAAACCGGAATATGTTTTTCTTGCTGCAGCAAAAGTGGGCGGTATTGTAGCCAATAATACCTACAGGGCAGATTTCATTTATGCAAACCTTATGATCCAAAACAACGTTGTTCATCATAGTTATGCGAACAATGTAAAAAAGCTTTTGTTTTTAGGTAGCACATGTATTTACCCAAAAGAGTGTCCGCAACCCATGAAAGAAGATTATCTTCTTACGGATACTTTAGAATATACAAACGAGCCTTATGCCATTGCAAAGATTGCCGGTATTAAATTATGTGAAAGCTATAATTTACAGTACGGAACAAATTTTATTTCCGTAATGCCAACAAACCTTTATGGTCCTAATGATAATTTTGATTTAGAGAAGTCACATGTACTGCCTGCTCTAATTAGAAAAATGCATTTAGGTAGAGCATTGGAAGCTCAAGATTGGGATAATGTCCGTAAAGATTTGAACGAACGCCCAATTGAAGGAGTTGATGGAAACTCCAGTGAATCTGACATCTATACGATTCTTGAAAAATACGGTGTTAAAAAGACAGGTGAACAGATGAGTGTAGAGATTTGGGGCAGCGGAAAACCAATGCGTGAATTTCTTTGGTCAGAAGACATGGCGGATGCATGTATTTTCATCATGAAAAGCAGAAATTTTGAAGATACGTACGCTTCCGGAGAGAAAGAAATTAGAAATACCCATATCAACATTGGTACCGGTATAGATCTTTCTATTCGAGAACTAGCTGAGTCGATTAAAGACATGGTCGGTTTTGGAGGTTCTTTAAATTTCAACGCTGATAAACCAGATGGAACGATGAAGAAATTGACGGATGTCTCTAAACTTCACGGGCTAGGATGGAAACATAGTATAGACCTTCAAGAAGGTATTGAGAAAATGTATAGCTGGTATCGTTCAGAATAG
- a CDS encoding sugar phosphate isomerase/epimerase family protein, with translation MSKIKIGCETYTWAMSGEKYKNKLDHIIEVTSKAGFKGIEPDTGFMNGFTDPKVFKETLDKNNIELSVLCHVEDWRNPKETDAEKRNANQWIEFMKHFPEAILLLVQMPGQDREHLKERQQNLLTCVNEIATRAAGEGVICSYHPNSPMGSIYRTEEDYKILLNGLDSNVIKYTPDVGHMAKGGMDPLPIIKQYRELVNCVHYKDMYDNGKWAAMGDGIIDFKGITSYLKETDFEGWIIVEDECDAAITDPDGITLKDGIYIEEVLRPLI, from the coding sequence ATGTCAAAAATAAAAATTGGTTGCGAAACCTATACTTGGGCAATGTCCGGTGAAAAATATAAAAACAAATTAGATCATATAATAGAAGTAACCTCGAAAGCAGGATTTAAAGGCATTGAGCCTGATACTGGTTTTATGAACGGGTTTACAGATCCCAAAGTTTTCAAGGAGACTTTGGATAAAAATAATATTGAATTGTCCGTCCTGTGTCATGTCGAAGATTGGAGAAATCCAAAGGAAACTGATGCTGAAAAAAGAAATGCCAATCAATGGATCGAGTTTATGAAACATTTTCCTGAAGCAATATTATTGCTGGTGCAAATGCCAGGACAAGATCGTGAACATTTAAAGGAAAGGCAACAGAATCTATTGACCTGTGTAAATGAAATTGCCACAAGGGCCGCAGGTGAAGGAGTGATATGCTCATATCACCCTAACTCTCCCATGGGTTCTATATACAGAACCGAGGAGGACTATAAAATTCTGTTGAACGGTCTGGATAGTAATGTAATAAAATACACGCCGGATGTTGGGCATATGGCCAAGGGCGGTATGGACCCATTACCTATTATAAAACAGTACCGGGAATTGGTGAACTGCGTGCATTATAAAGATATGTACGACAATGGTAAATGGGCTGCAATGGGCGATGGAATTATCGATTTTAAAGGAATAACATCTTATTTAAAGGAAACTGATTTTGAAGGATGGATTATTGTTGAGGACGAATGTGATGCCGCAATTACTGATCCAGACGGAATTACTTTAAAAGATGGTATTTACATAGAAGAGGTTTTGAGGCCTTTGATATAA
- a CDS encoding sialate O-acetylesterase translates to MKSRFFIVAFLMIIAYQPIWAKIELPNIFSDNMVIQRNEKVLLWGWANTGEEITIHTSWDNKEYLVKTTIDAKWKLEIDTPGAGGPYKISFKGNENEIALKNVMLGEVWLASGQSNMEWSATTNKGIDNGEEEIENANYPNIRFFTVPRRTSDFPQENIPGSWEVCTPETMKDFSAVAYFFARRLQGELDVPIGLIDNAWGGSPAEVWTPKSVFDAHEDLKLSAEGLEETPWSPVSPSQVYNGMVHAITPFKIAGTIWYQGESNRGRANMYGKLFSEMIHSWRNAWDSQFPFYYVQIAPFNYKEPEEGVLIRDVQRRVMQTIPNSGMVVVSDIATIDNIHPTNKKDVGLRLANLALKETYESYEGEVYGPLFKEVNLQWKKIEVIFDHADGLMFTDKKETYFEIAGADGVFHPAKAKIKEDTVILTSKEVKAPLKVRFAWDNVAEPNLYNAAGLPASAFISE, encoded by the coding sequence ATGAAATCTAGATTTTTTATTGTTGCTTTTTTAATGATAATAGCCTATCAACCTATATGGGCAAAGATTGAGTTGCCTAACATCTTTTCAGATAATATGGTGATACAGCGAAATGAAAAAGTTTTGCTCTGGGGTTGGGCAAATACAGGTGAGGAAATTACAATTCATACCAGTTGGGATAACAAGGAGTACTTGGTAAAAACAACGATTGATGCCAAATGGAAACTTGAGATTGACACGCCAGGGGCTGGCGGACCATATAAAATTAGTTTTAAGGGAAATGAGAACGAGATTGCACTTAAAAATGTGATGTTAGGTGAAGTTTGGTTGGCATCGGGACAGTCAAATATGGAATGGAGTGCAACAACCAACAAGGGTATTGATAATGGCGAAGAAGAAATAGAAAATGCGAACTATCCCAATATTCGGTTTTTTACGGTGCCCAGGCGTACTTCAGATTTTCCACAGGAAAATATTCCTGGGTCTTGGGAGGTGTGTACTCCGGAAACGATGAAGGATTTTAGTGCCGTGGCCTACTTTTTTGCAAGGAGGTTACAAGGCGAACTAGATGTCCCCATTGGTCTAATAGATAATGCATGGGGCGGTTCTCCTGCTGAGGTGTGGACACCTAAATCGGTTTTTGACGCCCATGAGGATTTAAAGCTTTCCGCGGAGGGCCTTGAAGAAACTCCGTGGAGCCCCGTTTCTCCTTCGCAAGTTTACAATGGAATGGTACATGCCATAACTCCTTTTAAAATAGCGGGAACCATCTGGTACCAGGGAGAATCTAATAGGGGAAGAGCCAATATGTACGGCAAACTTTTTTCGGAAATGATACATTCTTGGCGAAATGCGTGGGACTCCCAATTCCCCTTTTATTATGTACAGATCGCACCTTTTAACTATAAGGAGCCGGAAGAAGGGGTTTTAATCAGAGATGTACAGAGACGAGTGATGCAAACCATACCAAATTCCGGAATGGTAGTAGTTAGCGATATTGCCACAATCGATAACATTCACCCTACAAATAAAAAAGATGTAGGTCTTCGTCTGGCAAATTTAGCGCTCAAAGAAACCTATGAAAGTTATGAAGGAGAGGTATATGGCCCCCTTTTTAAGGAAGTAAACCTGCAATGGAAAAAAATTGAAGTGATTTTTGACCACGCAGATGGACTCATGTTTACGGATAAAAAAGAAACTTATTTTGAAATTGCGGGAGCAGATGGGGTGTTTCACCCCGCGAAAGCGAAAATTAAAGAGGATACCGTTATTTTGACTTCCAAAGAGGTGAAAGCGCCCTTAAAAGTAAGGTTTGCATGGGATAATGTTGCAGAGCCAAATCTTTATAATGCTGCAGGTTTACCGGCTTCAGCTTTCATAAGTGAGTAG
- a CDS encoding Gfo/Idh/MocA family protein — MAQKKELRIGLIGTGLMARTHTNGYKRSGDFFPELEYRPVLKTVCARTEEKVKAFAEQWGFESYETDWKAVIARDDIDAVDICTPNHMHANIAIAAAEAGKMVLCEKPLARSVAEAQPMVDAIKKAGVANTVFYNYRRIPAVTLIKQIVDSGKLGKIFHYRANFLQDWTINPELPQGGEALWRLDAEAAGSGVTGDLLAHCIDSAMWLNGAIKDVSAVTETFIKERVHQGTGEVQKVTIDDACIFHCHFENGALGLFEATRYARGHKALNTLEINGEHASLRWDLHDMNYLEMYDHADDAIVRGWKRILITDSDQPYMDKWWIPGTSIGYEHSFVHQVADFLKSLETGEPCQPSFENALMTQKVCEAVINSANSKSWKDTGLV, encoded by the coding sequence ATGGCACAAAAGAAAGAACTCCGTATAGGATTGATAGGAACTGGTTTAATGGCGAGGACGCACACAAATGGCTACAAGCGTAGTGGTGATTTTTTTCCTGAACTAGAATATCGGCCGGTCTTAAAAACGGTGTGTGCCAGGACAGAGGAAAAGGTGAAAGCTTTTGCTGAACAATGGGGTTTTGAATCTTATGAAACCGATTGGAAAGCGGTAATTGCCAGAGATGATATAGATGCTGTTGATATCTGCACACCCAACCATATGCATGCAAATATTGCAATTGCGGCTGCAGAAGCAGGTAAAATGGTGCTCTGTGAAAAACCATTGGCGCGCTCTGTAGCAGAAGCGCAACCTATGGTGGATGCTATTAAAAAAGCAGGTGTTGCCAACACCGTATTTTATAATTACCGTCGTATTCCGGCTGTAACGCTAATCAAGCAAATTGTAGATTCGGGTAAGTTGGGTAAGATATTCCATTACAGAGCTAATTTTCTACAAGATTGGACGATTAACCCTGAGCTGCCACAAGGTGGTGAAGCTTTATGGCGTTTGGATGCCGAAGCAGCAGGCTCTGGGGTAACGGGAGATCTTTTGGCACACTGTATTGATAGTGCCATGTGGTTGAATGGTGCAATAAAAGATGTATCTGCAGTTACTGAGACTTTTATCAAGGAACGTGTACACCAAGGAACTGGGGAAGTTCAAAAAGTGACTATAGATGACGCTTGTATTTTTCATTGTCATTTTGAGAACGGGGCTTTGGGACTTTTTGAAGCAACACGATACGCACGGGGTCATAAAGCTTTGAATACGCTGGAGATAAACGGAGAACATGCTTCGCTGAGGTGGGATTTGCATGATATGAACTATCTTGAAATGTATGACCATGCAGATGATGCAATTGTAAGAGGTTGGAAAAGAATCCTGATTACAGATAGTGATCAGCCCTACATGGATAAATGGTGGATACCGGGTACATCTATTGGCTATGAACATTCATTTGTACATCAGGTAGCAGATTTCTTAAAAAGTTTGGAAACAGGAGAGCCATGCCAACCTTCTTTTGAAAATGCATTGATGACCCAAAAAGTTTGTGAAGCGGTCATTAATTCGGCTAATTCCAAAAGCTGGAAAGATACAGGTTTGGTTTAA
- a CDS encoding thioredoxin domain-containing protein: MLAFLIIISCKEQKTKQEVETYKYTNALAQETSPYLLQHAHNPVNWRAWSQEALEDAKKENKLVLVSIGYSSCHWCHVMEDETFENEEVAKVMNENFINIKVDREERPDVDQVYMTALQLISGNGGWPLNVITLPNGKPLYGGTYHTKEQWVQVLTKISELYKNDPKKAEEYSDMVAAGIAEANLVEPAKGFESITQDAVKISVLNWSQNWDLEEGGEKGVQKFMIPANLNFLLNYADLTKDDKAKKHIKTTLDKMALGGIYDQIGGGFYRYSTDAFWKVPHFEKMLYDNAQVLSLYSKAYTVFKDDAYKNVVWETVDFLEREMKDENGGYHAALDADSEGEEGKFYVWKEDELKSVLGDGFELFASYYNINKEAVWEHGNYVLHRKINDAEFIKEHQLEQSKLNFIKSEWNKKLLEARSKRVRPRSDDKIITSWNALLINGLVDAYKAFGQDDFLEKAKSVFSFIKSNSYQNGKLVHTFKKGSQRKEGFIEDYAFMIDASLMLYGVTLNTDYLNFAKELNGIVESEFADETSGMYHYNEGNDLIAKIIKTNDGVLPSPNAVMAHNLFQLGHLEYNTDYIEKSKRMLSTMVPAIKESAPSYSKWNALLLNNTYPYFEIAIVGKDAGILVKALNKIQLSNALVVGSKIESDAPLFKDRYVDEGTFIYVCQNTTCKLPVKTIDEALKQLKNF; encoded by the coding sequence ATGCTGGCCTTTCTAATTATAATTTCCTGTAAAGAGCAAAAAACGAAGCAAGAAGTGGAAACCTATAAATACACAAATGCCCTTGCCCAAGAGACAAGCCCTTACTTGTTACAACATGCTCACAACCCTGTTAATTGGAGAGCGTGGAGCCAAGAGGCATTGGAAGATGCTAAAAAAGAAAACAAGTTGGTGTTGGTTAGTATTGGGTATTCCTCTTGCCATTGGTGCCACGTCATGGAAGATGAAACATTTGAAAACGAAGAGGTCGCGAAAGTTATGAACGAGAACTTCATTAATATTAAAGTTGATCGTGAAGAACGGCCGGATGTAGATCAAGTATATATGACTGCTCTGCAATTGATTTCTGGTAATGGAGGATGGCCTTTGAATGTGATTACATTACCCAACGGTAAACCACTCTATGGAGGAACGTACCATACTAAAGAACAGTGGGTCCAAGTGTTGACTAAAATAAGCGAGCTTTATAAAAACGACCCCAAAAAGGCCGAAGAATATTCGGATATGGTGGCAGCCGGTATTGCGGAAGCCAACCTAGTGGAGCCAGCAAAAGGGTTTGAATCTATAACCCAGGATGCCGTAAAAATCAGTGTTTTAAATTGGAGTCAGAATTGGGATTTGGAAGAAGGCGGAGAGAAAGGTGTTCAAAAATTTATGATTCCCGCCAATCTAAACTTTTTATTGAATTATGCAGATTTAACAAAGGACGATAAAGCAAAGAAGCATATTAAAACTACACTAGATAAAATGGCCTTGGGGGGCATTTATGATCAGATAGGTGGTGGTTTTTATAGATACAGTACAGATGCCTTTTGGAAAGTACCGCATTTTGAGAAAATGCTTTATGACAATGCTCAAGTACTTAGTCTTTATTCCAAAGCATACACCGTTTTTAAAGACGATGCATATAAAAATGTAGTTTGGGAAACTGTCGATTTTCTGGAAAGGGAAATGAAGGATGAAAATGGTGGGTACCATGCCGCTTTGGATGCGGATAGCGAAGGCGAAGAAGGTAAATTTTATGTATGGAAAGAAGACGAGCTTAAGTCGGTTTTAGGTGATGGTTTTGAACTTTTTGCTTCTTACTACAATATAAATAAAGAAGCGGTTTGGGAGCATGGTAATTATGTTTTACATCGAAAGATCAATGATGCTGAATTCATAAAAGAACATCAGCTTGAACAGAGCAAATTAAATTTCATAAAGTCCGAATGGAATAAAAAATTATTGGAAGCGAGAAGTAAAAGAGTACGCCCACGCAGCGATGATAAGATAATAACATCCTGGAACGCCCTTTTAATTAATGGGCTAGTGGACGCTTATAAAGCTTTTGGGCAAGATGATTTTTTAGAAAAGGCCAAAAGTGTATTCTCTTTCATAAAATCCAATTCTTATCAAAACGGCAAGCTTGTACATACCTTCAAAAAAGGGAGCCAACGTAAGGAAGGTTTTATTGAAGATTATGCATTTATGATAGATGCTTCACTGATGTTATACGGAGTAACTCTAAATACAGATTATCTAAATTTTGCCAAAGAATTGAACGGCATAGTTGAGTCAGAATTTGCGGATGAAACTTCAGGCATGTATCATTATAATGAAGGCAATGACCTTATTGCAAAAATCATTAAAACAAATGATGGCGTACTCCCTTCTCCAAATGCGGTAATGGCTCATAACCTTTTTCAATTGGGCCATTTGGAATATAATACCGATTACATAGAAAAGTCAAAGCGCATGCTTTCTACCATGGTTCCCGCCATAAAAGAAAGTGCGCCAAGCTACTCCAAGTGGAATGCACTTTTATTGAACAATACATATCCCTATTTTGAGATTGCCATAGTAGGTAAGGATGCAGGTATTTTGGTAAAAGCTTTAAACAAAATTCAATTATCAAATGCTTTGGTAGTAGGAAGTAAAATTGAGAGTGATGCTCCCCTTTTTAAAGATCGCTATGTTGATGAGGGTACTTTTATATATGTTTGTCAAAATACCACATGTAAGTTGCCTGTAAAGACTATAGACGAAGCTCTTAAGCAATTGAAAAACTTTTAG
- the gmd gene encoding GDP-mannose 4,6-dehydratase has product MKKCLITGITGQDGAYLAEFLLKKGYQVHGLKRRSSLFNTDRIDHLYQDPHVEGRNLHLHYGDMTDSTNLIRLIKQIEPDEIYNLAAMSHVAVSFETPEYTANADGIGTLRILDAVRLLGLEKKTRIYQASTSELYGKVQEVPQSETTPFYPRSPYAVAKMYAYWITVNYREAYGMYACNGILFNHESPIRGETFVTRKITRAASRIALGLQDKVYLGNLDAKRDWGHAKDYVRMMWMILQADEAEDWVIATGKTTTVRDFVKMSFAHAGIEVEFKGEGVDEKGTVVSCSNPDYQVEIGTEVVSVDPRYFRPTEVDLLIGDPSKANNKLGWIPKYDLKNLVEDMMQSDLKLMKKDTYLKDGGYRIMNYFE; this is encoded by the coding sequence ATGAAAAAATGTTTGATTACAGGAATTACCGGACAAGATGGAGCATACTTGGCGGAATTCTTATTAAAAAAAGGATATCAGGTTCACGGACTTAAAAGGAGATCTTCTCTTTTTAATACTGATAGAATTGATCATTTATATCAAGACCCTCATGTTGAAGGGAGAAACCTTCATCTTCACTACGGTGATATGACGGATAGTACCAACCTCATTCGCCTTATAAAGCAAATAGAACCAGACGAAATTTACAACTTGGCGGCAATGAGCCACGTAGCGGTTTCTTTTGAAACTCCAGAATATACTGCTAATGCAGATGGTATTGGTACTTTACGTATTCTAGACGCTGTACGTCTTTTAGGTCTTGAGAAAAAAACAAGAATTTATCAGGCTTCAACTTCTGAGCTATACGGTAAGGTACAGGAAGTACCTCAATCGGAAACCACTCCGTTTTATCCACGTAGTCCTTATGCGGTCGCTAAAATGTACGCGTATTGGATTACGGTAAACTATCGCGAAGCATACGGAATGTACGCTTGTAACGGTATACTTTTCAACCATGAATCTCCTATTCGTGGAGAAACTTTTGTAACTCGTAAGATTACAAGAGCTGCATCTAGAATTGCATTAGGTCTTCAAGATAAAGTTTACTTGGGTAACCTTGATGCAAAAAGAGACTGGGGTCATGCTAAAGATTACGTTAGAATGATGTGGATGATTCTTCAGGCAGATGAGGCTGAGGATTGGGTAATTGCAACTGGTAAGACCACTACTGTTCGTGATTTCGTAAAAATGAGTTTCGCTCATGCAGGTATAGAAGTTGAATTTAAAGGTGAAGGTGTTGATGAAAAAGGAACTGTAGTTTCTTGTAGTAACCCTGATTATCAAGTAGAAATAGGAACAGAAGTTGTTTCTGTTGATCCAAGGTACTTTAGACCAACTGAAGTAGATTTACTTATTGGTGATCCAAGCAAAGCAAATAATAAATTAGGATGGATTCCTAAATATGATTTGAAAAACTTGGTTGAAGATATGATGCAAAGCGATTTAAAATTGATGAAGAAAGACACCTACCTAAAAGATGGTGGCTATCGTATCATGAACTATTTTGAATAG